The following coding sequences lie in one Desmodus rotundus isolate HL8 chromosome 1, HLdesRot8A.1, whole genome shotgun sequence genomic window:
- the LOC112304760 gene encoding LOW QUALITY PROTEIN: large ribosomal subunit protein eL29 (The sequence of the model RefSeq protein was modified relative to this genomic sequence to represent the inferred CDS: inserted 2 bases in 1 codon; substituted 1 base at 1 genomic stop codon), translating to MAKSKNHTTHNQSQKWHXKKPRSQRYQSLKGVDPKFLRNTHFAKKHNKKGLKKMQANNAKAMNARAEAIKALVKSMEVKPKISKGSSCKLSRLAYIAHPKLRKRARARIAXGLQLCRPKAKAQTKPQAADAPAAQAPAQAQSQAPKGAQAPVKAPQ from the exons ATGGCCAAGTCCAAGAACCACACCACGCACAACCAGTCCCAAAAATGGCA CAAGAAGCCCCGATCGCAAAGATACCAGTCTCTCAAGGGGGTAGACCCCAAGTTCCTGAGGAACACACACTTTGCCAAGAAGCACAACAAGAAGGGCCTGAAGAAGATGCAGGCCAACAACGCCAAGGCCATGAACGCACGTGCTGAGGCTATCAAGGCCCTGGTCAAGTCCATGGAGGTCAAGCCCAAGATCTCAAAGGGCAGCAGCTGCAAGCTCAGTCGACTTGCTTACATTGCTCACCCCAAGCTCAGGAAACGTGCTCGTGCCCGCATCGCCTAGGGTCTCCAACTCTGCCGGCCAAAGGCCAAGGCCCAAACCAAGCCCCAGGCTGCAGATGCACCCGCAGCCCAGGCTCCAGCTCAGGCTCAGTCTCAGGCTCCCAAAGGTGCCCAGGCCCCTGTGAAGGCTCCACAGTAG